Proteins encoded together in one Telopea speciosissima isolate NSW1024214 ecotype Mountain lineage chromosome 6, Tspe_v1, whole genome shotgun sequence window:
- the LOC122663909 gene encoding mediator of RNA polymerase II transcription subunit 12 → MQRYSATSCGGGVSNSAVGGTSARDNARADSSFQSSNFSLNTRRPSPLSPYKLKCDKEPLNCRLGPPDFYPPTPNCPEETLTREYVQSGYKETVEGLEEAREILSQLGNFTKPVVLKCKEAIRKRLRAINESRAQKRKAGQVYGVPLSGSLLLKPGVFPEQKPCGEDFRKKWIEGLSQQHKRLRTLADHVPHGYRRRALIEVLIKHNVPLLRATWFIKVTYLNQVRPTSANVSSGQADKPQSGRTELWTKDVIDYLQILLDEFLSKNGSLSTLFSRGDQSPQMLLAGSVHQGDGEEPSLQFKWWYMVRILQWHHAEGLLLPSNVIDWLLSQLQEKESLETFELLLPIIYGVIETIVLSQTYVRNLLEVAVRSIQKLPPGGSDLVDNSRRAYTVSAVVEMLRYLIVAVPDTFVAFDCFPLPPSVLSGAINIAKVHEVAGKIQYGPNELTTMYSGKRKDSHHRLLSFDHIVSCIQKSADTLTKAVSPGPQGHGLSTVVQALDEALILGDLKTAYSFLFEDLCGGGIEEVWISEVSPCLRSSLKWIGTVSLSLVCSVFFLCEWATCDFRDCRTSRPHGVKFTGRKDFSQVYVAVMLLKLKMEDMQSSVQSKNGSPLGENGLSKNASRHDSLSGGTVVDRVAVRRKKPEGSSGSIDTSDIFQSPGPLHDIMVCWIDQHDAGKGEGLNRLQLLIMELIRSGIFYPQAYVRQLIISGIMDRDEIPVGLERRKRHHQILKQLPGSYMLDALEEARIAEVPLLVKALHVYSNERRLLLRGLVSGRYKPSTNRNDANIVYKKEKDNATSGKDSTSPSLEHWRNLQSASSPLSGQNDKTKSQVAELKTAISMLLHFPNSCPLPADARSDESQGSLKRSIGSIGSKLDATEGTTGCEECRRAKRQKSSEERSPYAQGFSPNPSDDEDTWWMRKGPKSVELKVDPPLKSTKQASRGRQKMVRKTQSLSQLAAAARIEGSQGASTSHICDNRISCPHHRTGTEEVPKPMDGIKTGHLGDIVSIGKALKQQRLLEKRAISVWLITLVRQLVEGAEKTPAKIGQCNGSFPPIDDRSSIVWKLGEDELLSILYLMDVSSDLVSAVKFLLWLLPKVLASSNSTIHGGRSILMLPKSTESHACEVGEAFLLSCIRRYENLLVATDLISEALSAAMHRAVAVMASNGRASCSAAFFYARNLLKKYGNVASVVKWEKNFRATCDQRVLAELESTQSIDGEIRISLGVPAGVENLDDYFRQKISARLSRSGPSMKEIVQRHIEEAVHYFSGKERKPSVVGTPKVPIMEKWEDGYQVAQKIVLGLMDCIRQNGGTAQEGDPSAVASAISAIVGNVGPALAKLLDLTPGSNYQNSPSTVSLPSYARRLIQIHITCLCLLKEALGDRQIRLFEIAFATEASCAVAGAFAPGKAARSQFQLSPEAHESNINLPNEMLNNSAKFLFGRAGKIVAAVSALVAGAIVHGVTSLDRMVSVLRLKEGLDIVQFVRSARSSSNGISRYKVDNSIEVYVHWFRLLIGNCRTVCDGLVAELLSEPYILAFSRMQRMLPLSLVFPPAYSIFALVIWRTYILSLIREDVQLYQSLALAIGDAIRHQPFRDVCLRDTRALYDLLASDVGDTEFAAMLEMHGTDKHLKTMAFVPLRARLFLNAVLDCKIPQSAPPRDDGSWASESKVQHAENEMKLQDQLVNILDSLQPAKFHWQWVELRLLLNEQALIEKIEAHSMSLVDAIQSLSPNAGNYTLSENENNFTEIVLTRLLVRPDAAPLYSEVVHLLGRSLEDSLLLHAKWFLAGQDVLFGRKSIRQRLINVAQLRSLSTKAQFWKPWGWPNFTADLSTVRGETRKKEASFLEEGEVVEDGMDIKRLGRMASQSFDAEGLNSSQQFVIERALVDLVLPCIDRSSGDSRNTFANDLIKQMNGIEQQINTVTRGAGKHAGASPSGIEGATHKGNSRKVPRGGSPGLGRRTTGAVDSAPPSSVALRASMWLRLQFILRLLPIIYGDREPTGRNMRHMLASVILRLLGSRVVHEDADLSFYPIQRSSNKRELEARMEVSGASPLDLSGDSLFDCFLAVLHGLLSSCKPSWLKLKPASKSTVKSPRDSSVFDREVAENLQNDLDRMQLPETVRWRLQAAMPMLPSSLRSFISCQPPAVSTVALAVLQSSISVPSVQQGNPNAPPRTPVSVARAATNLPGKSKLFPSPDQDMEVDPWTLLDDGTGSGSSSSNSNVGVGGDNANLKACSWLKGAIRVRRTDLTYIGAVDDDS, encoded by the exons ACAAAGAACCTCTAAACTGCAG ACTTGGGCCACCTGATTTTTATCCCCCAACTCCTAACTGTCCCGAGGAGACACTTACCAGGGAGTATGTACAATCTGGATACAAGGAGACCGTTGAGGGACTTGAG GAAGCTAGGGAGATATTATCTCAACTTGGAAATTTTACAAAACCTGTTGTTCTAAAATGCAAAGAG GCAATACGAAAACGCCTTAGAGCTATCAATGAGTCTCGTGCCCAAAAGCGCAAG GCTGGTCAAGTTTATGGAGTGCCTCTTTCTGGTTCTTTGTTACTCAAACCTGGTGTATTTCCTGAACAAAAGCCTTGTGGTGAAGATTtcagaaagaaatggattgag GGTTTATCACAGCAACACAAGCGACTGCGTACTTTGGCTGATCATGTCCCTCATGGTTATAGGAGGAGAGCTCTTATTGAAGTGCTCATTAAGCATAATGTTCCGTTGTTGAGAGCTACTTGGTTTATAAAAGTAACTTATCTCAATCAG GTTCGACCTACCTCTGCAAATGTTTCTTCTGGGCAAGCAGATAAACCACAATCAGGCCGAACTGAGCTATGGACAAAGGATGTTATTGATTACCTGCAGATCCTACTGGATGAATTTTTGTCTAAAAATGGTTCTCTATCTACTCTTTTCAGCAGGGGGGATCAATCACCACAGATGCTTCTGGCTGGGTCTGTTCACCAAGGTGATGGGGAGGAGCCTTCACTACAATTTAAATGGTGGTATATGGTGCGTATCCTACAATGGCATCATGCGGAAGGGTTGCTTCTTCCTTCTAATGTCATTGATTGGCTTCTCAGTCAACTACAG GAAAAGGAATCACTTGAGACTTTTGAGTTACTATTGCCTATAATATATGGTGTGATAGAAACTATTGTTCTGTCACAAACATATGTGCGCAATCTCTTGGAAGTAGCTGTTCGTTCCATACAGAAACTCCCTCCTGGTGGTTCTGATCTAGTAGATAATTCTCGAAGGGCCTATACTGTCTCTGCTGTGGTTGAGATGCTCCGCTATTTGATAGTAGCTGTACCTGATACTTTTGTTGCCTTTGATTGCTTTCCTTTACCACCCTCTGTACTTTCGGGTGCAATAAATATAGCAAAGGTACATGAGGTTGCAGGGAAGATTCAATATGGGCCAAATGAACTTACTACCATGTACAGTGGCAAAAGAAAAGATTCTCATCACCGGCTCTTGTCCTTTGACCACATTGTTTCATGCATTCAGAAATCTGCTGATACTCTTACAAAGGCTGTGAGCCCTGGCCCCCAAGGTCATGGGTTGTCTACTGTTGTTCAGGCTTTGGATGAAGCTCTGATATTGGGGGATCTGAAAACGGCTTACAGTTTTCTCTTTGAAGATCTTTGTGGTGGGGGTATCGAAGAAGTTTGGATTTCAGAGGTCAGTCCATGCCTACGGTCATCCTTGAAGTGGATTGGGACGGTCAGCCTGTCACTTGTTTGCTCTGTATTTTTCCTTTGTGAATGGGCAACATGTGATTTTAGAGATTGTCGGACTTCCCGCCCTCATGGTGTGAAATTCACAGGAAGAAAAGATTTTTCACAAGTTTATGTTGCAGTAATGCTTTTGAAGCTGAAGATGGAAGATATGCAGAGCTCGGTGCAGAGCAAAAATGGCAGTCCTTTGGGAGAGAATGGCCTTTCAAAAAATGCCAGTCGCCATGATAGCCTTTCAGGTGGTACAGTTGTGGATAGGGTTGCTGTACGTAGAAAGAAACCAGAGGGTTCAAGTGGAAGTATAGATACATCAGATATTTTTCAAAGTCCAGGTCCTTTACATGATATTATGGTGTGTTGGATAGATCAACATGATGCAGGCAAAGGTGAAGGTCTCAATCGCCTTCAACTACTTATCATGGAGCTCATACGCTCTGGGATCTTTTATCCTCAAGCCTATGTGAGGCAGTTGATAATTAGTGGAATTATGGATAGGGATGAAATTCCAGTTGGTttggaaagaaggaagagacaCCATCAGATATTGAAACAACTCCCAGGTTCCTATATGCTTGATGCTTTGGAAGAAGCACGGATTGCTGAAGTTCCATTACTAGTGAAGGCCCTGCATGTTTACTCAAATGAACGTCGCTTGCTGCTTCGTGGACTTGTTAGTGGTCGTTATAAACCCTCCACGAATAGAAATGATGCAAATATTGTctacaagaaagaaaaggataatGCAACTTCAGGAAAGGATAGCACTTCCCCCTCACTTGAACACTGGAGGAACCTTCAGTCAGCATCCAGTCCTTTGTCTGGTCAGAATGACAAGACCAAGTCTCAAGTTGCAGAACTGAAAACTGCCATTTCCATGTTATTGCATTTTCCAAACTCTTGTCCTTTACCTGCAGATGCTCGATCTGATGAATCTCAAGGGAGTCTTAAGAGGTCCATTGGGTCAATTGGCAGCAAGTTGGATGCGACAGAAGGAACGACTGGCTGTGAAGAATGTAGGAGGGCGAAAAGACAAAAGTCAAGTGAAGAAAGGAGCCCTTATGCTCAAGGGTTTTCACCTAACCCATCGGATGATGAAGATACGTGGTGGATGAGAAAAGGACCTAAATCTGTAGAGCTCAAGGTCGATCCACCTCTTAAATCGACTAAACAAGCTTCCAGAGGGCGGCAAAAAATGGTTCGTAAAACTCAAAGTCTTTCTCAGTTAGCAGCTGCTGCCAGGATTGAGGGTAGCCAAGGAGCATCAACAAGTCACATATGTGACAACAGAATAAGCTGCCCTCATCATAGAACTGGTACAGAAGAAGTTCCTAAACCAATGGATGGGATCAAAACTGGTCATCTTGGTGATATTGTTTCAATTGGAAAGGCTTTGAAACAGCAGAGGTTGCTTGAGAAGAGGGCTATCTCTGTCTGGCTAATTACTTTAGTGAGGCAGCTTGTTGAAGGGGCTGAAAAGACTCCAgcaaagattggccaatgtaatGGGTCTTTCCCACCTATTGATGACAGGAGTTCCATAGTGTGGAAGCTTGGTGAAGATGAGTTGTTATCTATATTATATCTCATGGATGTTTCTTCTGATTTAGTTTCAGCCGTGAAGTTTCTGCTGTGGTTGTTACCAAAAGTTCTTGCCAGTTCAAATTCTACTATTCATGGTGGGAGAAGCATTCTGATGCTGCCAAAGAGCACAGAGTCTCATGCATGTGAAGTTGGGGAAGCATTTTTATTGTCATGTATCCGGAG GTATGAAAACTTACTTGTAGCAACTGATCTTATTTCTGAAGCACTCTCTGCTGCAATGCATCGAGCTGTGGCAGTCATGGCCTCCAATGGAAGGGCATCTTGTTCAGCAGCCTTCTTTTATGCTAGAAATTTGTTGAAGAAATACGGAAATGTGGCTAGTGTGGTGAAATGGGAGAAGAATTTCAGGGCAACCTGTGATCAAAGGGTTCTTGCTGAACTTGAATCTACACAGTCAATTGATGGTGAAATTAGAATTTCACTTGGAGTTCCTGCAGGAGTAGAAAATCTTGATGATTACTTCCGTCAAAAGATTAGTGCAAGATTATCTCGATCAGGCCCTAGCATGAAAGAGATAGTGCAAAGACATATTGAGGAAGCTGTGCATTATTTCTCTGGCAAGGAAAGGAAACCATCTGTGGTGGGTACTCCAAAAGTTCCTATAATGGAGAAATGGGAAGATGGATATCAAGTAGCTCAAAAGATTGTTTTGGGACTAATGGACTGCATTAGGCAGAATGGTGGTACGGCTCAGGAGGGGGACCCCTCTGCTGTGGCTTCTGCCATTTCTGCTATTGTTGGTAATGTAGGTCCAGCTTTAGCAAAACTGCTAGATTTAACACCAGGCAGTAATTACCAAAACTCTCCATCCACAGTAAGCTTACCAAGTTATGCTCGACGTCTTATACAAATTCACATTACCTGTCTCTGCTTACTTAAGGAAGCTCTTGGAGACCGTCAGATTCGTCTATTTGAGATAGCTTTTGCAACAGAAGCTTCTTGTGCTGTTGCTGGAGCCTTTGCACCTGGAAAGGCTGCTCGCAGTCAGTTTCAGCTCTCCCCTGAAGCCCATGAGTCCAATATAAACCTGCCAAATGAAATGTTGAACAATTCTGcaaaatttctttttggaagGGCTGGAAAAATTGTGGCTGCTGTGTCAGCTCTCGTCGCTGGAGCAATTGTCCATGGAGTTACTAGCCTGGACAGAATGGTATCTGTGTTAAGATTGAAAGAGGGCTTGGATATTGTGCAGTTTGTAAGGAGCGCAAGATCCAGTTCAAATGGGATTTCTCGTTATAAAGTGGACAATTCCATTGAAGTCTATGTGCACTGGTTTAGGTTGCTCATTGGGAATTGCAGAACGGTTTGTGATGGACTAGTTGCGGAGCTCCTCAGTGAACCATATATCTTGGCTTTCTCAAGGATGCAGCGAATGCTTCCTCTTAGCTTAGTCTTCCCTCCTGCCTATTCGATTTTTGCATTAGTGATTTGGAGGACTTACATTCTCAGCTTAATTCGTGAAGATGTCCAATTGTATCAATCATTAGCATTGGCAATTGGTGATGCAATCAGGCATCAGCCTTTCCGGGATGTATGTCTGCGAGATACTCGTGCTCTCTATGATCTTCTAGCTTCTGATGTTGGTGATACTGAGTTTGCTGCTATGCTTGAAATGCACGGTACAGACAAACACTTGAAAACCATGGCATTTGTTCCCCTTCGTGCGAGGCTTTTCCTAAATGCAGTCCTTGATTGTAAAATTCCACAGTCTGCCCCTCCACGGGATGATGGGAGCTGGGCCAGTGAATCAAAAGTGCAACATGCAGAAAATGAGATGAAGCTTCAGGATCAGCTTGTGAATATTTTGGATAGCCTTCAACCTGCAAAATTTCATTGGCAGTGGGTTGAACTTCGGCTCCTTCTGAATGAACAGGCTCTCATTGAGAAAATTGAGGCCCATAGTATGTCCCTAGTGGATGCTATTCAGTCTCTTTCTCCTAATGCTGGCAATTATACTCTTTCTGAGAATGAGAACAACTTCACCGAGATTGTCCTCACAAGATTACTGGTCAGACCTGATGCTGCTCCTCTTTATTCAGAAGTAGTTCATCTTCTTGGGAGATCCTTAGAGGATTCTCTGTTGTTGCATGCTAAATGGTTCTTAGCGGGACAAGATGTTCTTTTTGGACGCAAGTCCATAAGACAGCGACTTATTAATGTTGCTCAGCTCAGAAGTCTTTCAACTAAGGCCCAATTTTGGAAGCCGTGGGGCTGGCCAAACTTTACTGCTGATCTATCAACAGTTAGAGGGGAAACGAGAAAGAAAGAAGCTAGCTTTCTTGAAGAAGGGGAGGTTGTAGAAGATGGAATGGACATTAAAAGGTTGGGAAGAATGGCCTCACAGTCATTTGATGCTGAAGGCTTAAATTCCAGTCAACAGTTTGTAATTGAAAGAGCTCTTGTTGATCTAGTTCTTCCTTGCATAGATAGGAGCTCCGGTGACTCGCGCAACACATTTGCAAATGATTTAATCAAGCAGATGAATGGTATTGAACAACAAATTAATACAGTTACTCGTGGTGCTGGTAAACATGCTGGAGCATCTCCCTCTGGGATTGAAGGTGCTACACACAAAGGCAACAGCCGCAAGGTGCCGAGGGGTGGCAGTCCTGGGTTGGGTAGACGGACAACAGGAGCAGTTGATTCTGCACCACCCTCTTCAGTGGCTCTGCGAGCTTCAATGTGGTTGCGTTTGCAGTTCATTTTGAGGTTGCTTCCAATCATTTATGGAGATAG GGAGCCAACTGGTAGGAACATGAGGCACATGCTTGCCTCAGTCATACTCCGTCTCCTTGGAAGTCGAGTGGTGCATGAAGATGCAGATCTGTCCTTTTATCCCATTCAGAGAAGTTCAAACAAAAGGGAGCTGGAAGCACGAATGGAAGTATCAGGTGCTTCCCCATTGGATCTTTCTGGAGACAGCCTCTTTGACTGCTTTTTGGCCGTCTTGCATGGGTTACTGAGCAGTTGCAAGCCAAGTTGGCTGAAGCTCAAGCCTGCCTCCAAGTCAACCGTCAAATCTCCTAGGGATTCTTCTGTGTTTGATCGTGAGGTAGCAGAGAATTTACAG AATGACTTGGATCGCATGCAACTGCCGGAGACAGTACGGTGGCGCCTCCAAGCTGCAATGCCAATGCTTCCCTCTTCCCTTCGAAGCTTCATTTCTTGTCAGCCGCCAGCGGTCTCGACTGTAGCTCTTGCTGTGCTTCAATCCAGCATCTCAGTTCCAAGCGTCCAACAGGGGAATCCAAATGCACCACCAAGGACCCCAGTTTCTGTGGCACGAGCTGCCACAAACTTGCCAGGAAAATCAAAGCTATTCCCATCACCGGACCAAGATATGGAAGTTGACCCTTGGACTCTGTTGGACGATGGGACAGGTTCAGGTTCTTCTTCTAGCAACAGTAATGTTGGTGTTGGTGGTGACAATGCTAATCTGAAGGCCTGTAGCTGGCTTAAAGGGGCCATTCGAGTGAGAAGAACGGACCTTACATACATTGGGGCTGTGGATGATGACAGTTGA
- the LOC122664337 gene encoding rop guanine nucleotide exchange factor 3-like, protein MACFSVPDESYALRYHPSPSTDQTTETPVYSTTSGDSFKYCRTNSETSTFSIHTDDNSFSEESSSSGWPSSSSKSLTHNQTNLGRSSMKNHSKVVDKKYNDQEVTDADMEMMKERFSKLLLGEDMSGGGKGVCTAVAISNAITNLYATVFGQNLRLEPLPSDKKSMWKREMACLSSICDYIVELVPACTNHPDEDAVEMSSTPRSDICMNLPALQKLDTMLLEILDSFQNQEFWYAEQGKLGANEIHSASFRRIIHRQEDKWWLPVPCVPPGGLSDKSRKQLQHKRNSTFQIHKAAKAINNTILVDMQVPDTYLATLPKSGKASVGDAIYRYMNATDRFSPDYLLDCLKIASEHEALEVADRVEASMYTWRLKTCIKHSKPSLDMFKDIRDDGDKNYTLAIRAESMLLCLKQRFPELSQTTLDTSKIQYNRDIGQAILESYSRVLEGLAFNIVTWTEGVLSADRLMKHQVQRKP, encoded by the exons ATGGCCTGTTTCTCAGTTCCTGATGAGAGTTATGCTTTGCGTTATCATCCGTCTCCCTCCACGGATCAAACAACAGAGACACCTGTGTACTCTACAACGAGTGGTGATTCATTCAAGTACTGCCGGACCAACTCTGAAACCTCAACCTTCTCAATCCACACTGATGACAATTCCTTTTCTGAAGAAAGCTCGTCTTCAGGCTGgccaagttcaagttcaaaatCTCTGACCCATAATCAGACTAACCTCGGCAGATCATCAATGAAGAACCACTCCAAAGTCGTAGACAAGAAATACAATGATCAAGAAGTTACAGACGCAG ATATGGAAATGATGAAGGAAAGGTTTTCAAAGCTTTTGCTGGGGGAAGACATGTCCGGAGGTGGGAAGGGTGTCTGCACAGCAGTTGCAATCTCAAATGCTATAACAAACCTCTATG CTACTGTTTTTGGTCAGAACTTGAGATTAGAACCTCTGCCCTCTGATAAGAAGTCTatgtggaagagagagatggcaTGTCTTTCATCCATATGTGATTACATAGTTGAATTGGTACCTGCCTGCACCAACCATCCAGATGAGGATGCTGTCGAG ATGTCAAGCACACCCAGATCAGATATTTGTATGAACCTCCCTGCACTGCAAAAGCTGGACACAATGCTCTTG GAAATATTGGATAGTTTCCAGAACCAGGAATTCTGGTATGCAGAGCAGGGAAAGCTTGGTGCAAATGAAATTCATTCTGCGTCATTTCGGCGAATTATTCATCGACAAGAGGATAAATGGTGGTTGCCGGTACCATGTGTCCCTCCAGGAGGCCTCTCTGATAAGTCCAGAAAGCAATTGCAACACAAACGTAACAGCACATTTCAGATTCACAAGGCGGCCAAGGCTATCAACAATACCATTCTTGTTGACATGCAAGTTCCAGACACATACTTGGCAACGCTTCCAAAG AGTGGAAAGGCCAGCGTTGGAGATGCAATTTACCGATATATGAACGCTACAGATAGATTTTCCCCCGACTATCTTCTTGATTGCCTAAAAATAGCTTCAGAACATGAAGCTCTAGAGGTTGCAGACCGGGTGGAAGCTTCAATGTACACATGGAGGCTCAAAACATGCATAAAACACTCAAAACCCTCCTTGGATATGTTCAAAGATATAAGGGATGATGGAGATAAGAATTACACACTAGCCATTAGAGCAGAAAGCATGTTGCTATGCTTAAAGCAGAGGTTCCCAGAACTATCCCAGACAACCTTGGACACAAGTAAAATCCAATACAATAGG GACATAGGGCAAGCAATCTTAGAGAGCTACTCAAGAGTGTTGGAAGGTTTAGCATTCAATATTGTCACTTGGACAGAGGGCGTGCTATCTGCAGACAGGTTAATGAAACACCAAGTTCAGAGGAAACCATGA